From the Brassica napus cultivar Da-Ae chromosome A8, Da-Ae, whole genome shotgun sequence genome, one window contains:
- the LOC106361381 gene encoding probable glycosyltransferase At5g03795: MTITKPPQLSFSAASSPLCSLKGSLLTVAVLTFLSLFYLSLNSLRTPPPSPIALESTIHVPQTKDETYSDVYHSPDSFRLNYAEMERKFKIYIYPDGDPNTFFQTPRKVTGKYASEGFFFKNIRESHFRTLDPEEADLFFVPVSPHKMRGNGTSYEDMTVIVRDYVDGLIAKYPYWNRTLGADHFFVTCHDVGVRAFEGSPVMIKNTIRVVCSPSYNVGFVPHKDVALPQVLQPFALPAGGNDVENRTTLGFWAGHRNSKIRVILARVWENDTELDISNNRINRATGHLVYQKRFYRTKFCICPGGSQVNSARITDSIHYGCVPVILSDYYDLPFSDILDWRKFAVVLRERDVYDLKQILKNITQSEFVSLHNNLVKVQKHFQWNTPPVKFDAFHMIMYELWLRHHVIKY; encoded by the exons ATGACGATCACCAAACCGCCGCAGCTCTCTTTCTCCGCCGCCTCCTCGCCGCTATGCTCACTCAAAGGCTCACTCCTCACCGTCGCCGTCCTCACCTTCCTCTCCCTCTTCTACCTCTCTCTCAATTCCCTCCGCACTCCCCCGCCCTCTCCCATCGCGCTAGAGTCCACGATTCACGTTCCTCAGACCAAGGATGAAACTTACTCCGACGTCTATCACTCTCCAGACTCCTTCCGGCTCAATTACGCGGAGATGGAGAGGAAGTTCAAAATCTACATCTACCCCGACGGAGATCCAAACACGTTCTTCCAAACGCCGAGGAAAGTCACCGGCAAATACGCCAGCGAAGGCTTCTTCTTCAAAAACATCAGAGAGTCTCACTTCCGCACGTTGGATCCAGAGGAGGCCGATCTCTTCTTCGTCCCTGTTTCCCCTCATAAGATGCGTGGCAAT GGAACATCGTATGAGGACATGACTGTAATTGTTAGAGATTACGTTGATGGGTTGATAGCGAAGTATCCTTACTGGAACAGAACCTTGGGAGCTGATCACTTCTTTGTGACGTGTCATGACGTTGGTGTTAGGGCGTTTGAAGGGTCTCCGGTTATGATTAAGAATACTATTAGGGTTGTGTGCTCTCCAAGTTATAATGTTGGTTTCGTTCCTCATAAAGATGTTGCTTTGCCTCAAGTGCTTCAGCCTTTTGCTCTCCCTGCCGGTGGCAATGATGTTGAGAACCG GACGACGCTTGGTTTTTGGGCGGGTCATAGAAACTCAAAGATACGTGTAATACTTGCCCGTGTGTGGGAGAACGACACTGAGCTTGATATTTCGAACAACAGAATAAACAGGGCTACGGGGCATTTAGTGTATCAGAAGAGATTCTACAGGACTAAGTTCTGCATATGTCCCGGTGGTTCTCAAGTCAACAGTGCTCGCATTACTGACTCAATCCATTACGGATGTGTTCCTG TTATATTGTCAGACTACTACGACCTTCCTTTCAGCGACATTCTGGATTGGAGAAAGTTTGCGGTTGTACTCAGAGAGCGAGATGTGTATGACCTCAAGCAGATCCTCAAGAACATAACACAGTCAGAGTTTGTTTCCTTGCATAACAACTTAGTCAAG GTGCAAAAGCATTTTCAATGGAACACACCACCAGTTAAATTCGATGCGTTTCACATGATCATGTATGAACTATGGTTACGCCACCATGTCATCAAGTACTGA
- the LOC125577098 gene encoding uncharacterized protein LOC125577098 — MMMRKIPTWPWRLLGGKKEKETEALKFPAKINREKGRVFKRKEMGLESFGSSGSESVALASAAGDGPEWSVGWTEPHGPGFQTDEEGDDGGFLVLVPCYRAVSEGSGNNQFLSAVKNLPNGLSPDGKNYMEQWLSSLQNL, encoded by the exons ATGATGATGAGAAAGATTCCTACTTGGCCTTGGAGGCTATTAGGTGGTAAAAAGGAGAAAGAGACCGAAGCTCTCAAGTTCCCTGCAAAGATAAATCGAGAGaaaggaagagttttcaagagGAAGGAGATGGGACTTGAGAGCTTTGGTTCGTCCGGCTCAGAATCTGTGGCTCTTGCTTCTGCTGCTGGGGATGGGCCTGAGTGGTCTGTTGGATGGACTGAGCCACATGGACCTGGTTTCCAAACCGATGAAGAAGGAGATGACGGTGGATTTTTAGTGCTGGTTCCTTGTTACAGAGCTGTCTCTGAAGGCTCTGGTAATAACCAGTTCTTGTCTGCTGTCAAGAATCTTCCCAACGGGTTGTCTCCTG ATGGGAAGAACTACATGGAGCAATGGCTTTCATCTCTGCAGAACCTTTGA